A stretch of the Argentina anserina chromosome 6, drPotAnse1.1, whole genome shotgun sequence genome encodes the following:
- the LOC126800651 gene encoding uncharacterized protein LOC126800651, with translation MNDYEFIIRISIKSFVALVLFMAVLTISSTTTASAVSDDVLEFIPMKNSIEFRVMDVVRAHAAGRRRRLEPYQLCLVCKCCAGTTCSTMPCCFGIDCQLPGKPFGVCAFVPKICNCTNCTSTSSSSTP, from the exons ATGAATGACTACGAGTTCATAATCCGTATCAGCATCAAATCATTTGTAGCCTTGGTCCTCTTCATGGCGGTATTAACCATTAGTAGTACTACTACGGCTTCAGCAG TATCTGATGATGTTCTTGAGTTTATTCCAATGAAGAATTCGATTGAGTTTCGAGTAATGGATGTGGTAAGAGCTCACGCAGCAGGACGAAGACGGAGGCTGGAGCCCTACCAGCTATGCTTGGTTTGCAAGTGCTGCGCCGGCACGACATGCTCCACCATGCCTTGCTGTTTCGGCATAGACTGCCAGCTTCCCGGGAAGCCCTTCGGGGTTTGCGCCTTTGTTCCAAAGATCTGCAACTGTACCAACTGTACAAGTACTAGC